In Acidimicrobiia bacterium, one genomic interval encodes:
- a CDS encoding acyl-CoA dehydrogenase family protein has product MIDFGFTPELVALRSEATALAKQYTQTHRYKEDSWLVGQDTAFAKELASRGWLGMTWPTTIGGGGRPAIERLVVYEALISNNAPVASSWFADRQIGPTLLEYGKPEQQQRWIPDIITGESLWCIGMSEPDAGSDVASLRTSAVRNGDEWVINGQKIWTSGAQSAHWCYLIARTNPNGRPHQSLSEFAVDMSTPGITVKPIKDMVGNQHFCEVYFDNVRVPVENLIGTENGSFSQVMRQMEHERGGIDRLVSNRALFIDTLAQLSEPDAVVRQEIAAIESRFRIGRLMVYREVLQQAPKGFSAATKTFCTELEQQVANFCYQVLGMTANLWESDGTDALAARASHNICYAPGYTIMGGTTQILRNILGERVLGLPREPRN; this is encoded by the coding sequence GTGATTGATTTTGGATTCACTCCCGAGCTAGTCGCGCTTCGTAGTGAAGCTACCGCCTTAGCCAAGCAATACACCCAAACTCATCGTTATAAGGAAGATTCTTGGTTGGTTGGCCAAGACACCGCCTTTGCTAAGGAATTAGCCAGCCGAGGTTGGTTGGGTATGACCTGGCCCACCACCATTGGAGGCGGAGGGCGGCCAGCCATTGAACGTCTGGTCGTTTATGAAGCGCTAATCTCGAACAACGCCCCGGTAGCTTCCAGCTGGTTCGCAGACCGCCAAATTGGACCCACCCTGTTGGAGTATGGAAAACCCGAACAACAACAACGCTGGATTCCCGACATCATTACCGGTGAATCGCTGTGGTGCATTGGTATGAGCGAACCCGATGCCGGTTCCGATGTGGCGTCCCTACGTACTTCGGCGGTGCGCAACGGCGACGAGTGGGTCATCAACGGCCAAAAGATCTGGACCAGCGGGGCCCAAAGCGCGCATTGGTGTTATCTGATAGCCCGCACCAATCCGAATGGTCGGCCACACCAAAGCCTCTCCGAATTCGCGGTAGACATGAGCACGCCAGGCATAACGGTTAAACCCATTAAAGACATGGTGGGCAACCAGCATTTTTGTGAAGTTTATTTCGATAACGTCCGGGTTCCAGTCGAGAATTTGATTGGCACTGAAAACGGTAGCTTTAGCCAGGTTATGCGACAGATGGAGCACGAACGCGGCGGAATTGACCGTCTGGTGAGCAACCGGGCCCTCTTTATCGACACGCTGGCTCAACTTTCCGAACCTGATGCTGTGGTTCGCCAAGAAATCGCGGCCATTGAATCTCGATTTCGGATTGGCCGCCTTATGGTTTATCGCGAGGTGCTGCAGCAGGCCCCGAAAGGCTTTTCCGCTGCCACTAAAACGTTCTGCACCGAACTTGAACAACAGGTTGCCAACTTTTGCTACCAAGTTTTGGGCATGACGGCCAATCTTTGGGAAAGCGACGGAACCGACGCCTTGGCAGCCCGAGCTAGCCACAATATTTGTTATGCTCCGGGCTACACCATCATGGGCGGAACCACCCAGATTTTACGCAACATCTTGGGTGAACGCGTGCTGGGTCTGCCTCGAGAACCACGTAATTAA
- a CDS encoding PilZ domain-containing protein, with translation MNLQFRPDMKVIIHDMNGQPIQITGTSLETDSQALVALMDVPPNLRLRLGAKVTCSYVEPIGVQQFESIILSTRELALNERKIRVSLSAPEETERIQRRSHLRVDTDLEVKVFVMPAGPSFRTKAKDLSAGGMALWWNVHAEPTTEDELHLEFSTQRFQHSNKAHVVDFSSGQDGKIAHLEFIDISPGDQNRLVNAVFALHRETISKRGLANPRAKP, from the coding sequence ATGAACCTGCAGTTCCGGCCTGATATGAAGGTCATCATCCACGATATGAACGGCCAACCCATACAAATTACTGGCACATCATTGGAAACCGATTCCCAGGCGCTGGTGGCTTTAATGGATGTGCCACCCAACTTGCGCCTTCGATTAGGTGCCAAAGTTACCTGTAGCTATGTTGAACCAATTGGGGTTCAACAGTTCGAATCGATCATCCTTTCTACCCGTGAGCTGGCCCTAAACGAACGTAAGATTCGGGTATCGCTTAGCGCGCCGGAAGAAACGGAACGGATACAGCGCCGCTCACATCTGCGCGTTGACACTGATCTAGAAGTGAAAGTGTTTGTCATGCCGGCCGGTCCCAGCTTCAGAACCAAAGCCAAAGACCTAAGCGCCGGCGGAATGGCCCTGTGGTGGAACGTTCATGCCGAGCCAACCACTGAAGATGAACTGCACCTGGAATTCTCCACTCAACGCTTTCAACACTCCAACAAAGCACACGTGGTTGATTTCAGTTCTGGGCAGGACGGCAAAATTGCTCATCTAGAGTTCATTGACATCTCACCGGGCGATCAAAATCGCCTGGTTAATGCGGTGTTCGCGTTGCACCGTGAAACTATTTCGAAACGCGGGCTTGCTAACCCTCGTGCAAAGCCCTAA
- a CDS encoding DUF4328 domain-containing protein, which translates to MSDTQQGPDWWLASDGRWYPPTSAPGYPSVPLPSAGLTKWIQIIWWAMIPLGLITAGLGNQALAKARLWGNSGTNRSLDNWFESHEGFSGALGLVLLVLLVNFILVIVWMNAAYKHQTPFAPGNRRWSSGWTIGGWFIPFANFIIPKLVLNEIERVAGSNDDELNTSRWRQTKLNLNGYWYWLGWVAASICFGGSTVWWDGRVDARHVEDVVLSNVETFYQLNIAGSLFIGVAGLFGAIYYRYLARQLKAGSES; encoded by the coding sequence GTGAGTGACACCCAACAAGGACCAGATTGGTGGTTGGCGTCCGACGGACGCTGGTATCCACCAACTTCCGCTCCTGGTTATCCCAGTGTCCCGCTACCGTCAGCAGGATTAACTAAGTGGATTCAAATAATCTGGTGGGCAATGATCCCCTTGGGTCTAATCACCGCCGGACTAGGTAACCAAGCGTTAGCCAAAGCCCGTCTGTGGGGCAACAGTGGTACCAATCGCAGCCTCGATAATTGGTTCGAAAGCCACGAGGGTTTTTCGGGGGCGCTAGGGCTAGTCCTGTTGGTGTTGCTCGTGAATTTCATCTTGGTGATCGTCTGGATGAACGCGGCCTACAAGCACCAAACACCGTTTGCGCCGGGGAATCGACGCTGGTCATCGGGCTGGACCATTGGGGGTTGGTTTATTCCTTTCGCCAACTTCATTATTCCCAAGCTGGTCTTAAACGAAATTGAACGTGTCGCCGGAAGTAACGACGACGAGTTAAATACCTCTCGTTGGCGTCAGACGAAGTTGAATCTCAATGGGTATTGGTATTGGCTGGGGTGGGTAGCAGCGTCTATTTGTTTTGGGGGCTCAACCGTGTGGTGGGATGGCCGTGTCGATGCCAGGCACGTCGAAGATGTGGTCTTGAGCAATGTTGAAACTTTTTACCAGCTGAATATTGCGGGCAGCCTGTTTATCGGAGTGGCTGGTCTCTTTGGTGCCATTTATTATCGATACCTGGCGCGGCAATTAAAGGCCGGTAGCGAGTCTTAG
- a CDS encoding GNAT family N-acetyltransferase: MNIRLIKPDEYSELAELSALGFRAAGYVDEDYELELRDVAGRVANSEVLVALDTNGRLLGGVTFISAHPSPYSEFDHENTAGVRMLSVHPGARGQDVSEALVQACIDRAKELGRSAIIAHSGTLVRAAHRVYDRLGFERDPNLDWWPLPGIELLGFRLNL; this comes from the coding sequence GTGAACATTCGCCTGATTAAACCCGACGAATATAGTGAGCTCGCTGAACTTTCGGCATTAGGTTTCCGGGCCGCCGGATATGTCGATGAAGACTACGAACTTGAACTGCGTGACGTGGCTGGACGGGTGGCCAACTCGGAAGTGCTGGTGGCTCTAGATACCAATGGTCGCTTGCTTGGCGGAGTGACCTTTATTTCTGCTCACCCGTCGCCATACAGTGAGTTTGACCATGAAAACACGGCTGGGGTCCGCATGCTCTCGGTTCATCCGGGCGCTCGAGGCCAAGACGTTTCAGAAGCGCTGGTTCAAGCCTGTATCGACCGTGCTAAAGAGTTAGGTCGTAGCGCTATCATTGCTCATTCAGGCACCCTTGTTCGTGCAGCGCATCGTGTTTACGATCGTTTGGGATTTGAACGAGACCCCAACCTTGACTGGTGGCCGCTACCTGGAATTGAACTGCTCGGTTTTCGCTTAAACCTCTAA
- a CDS encoding citrate synthase has translation MAESVTITDNRTGESIEVPIVNGAISAEAIQGLIPGIWYLDPGFGATAATTSAITEINGDEGILRYRGYPIEQLAENSTYLEVAYLLINGELPNAEQFAAWTHEITHHTFIHENVRKRFMEGFHHDAHPMGMLVSAVAAMSTFYPEAKNIDDPAVRMRQVIRLIAKMPTLAAGAHRFSVGMPFVYPDNMLSFPENFLSMMWKIAENHYQADPVLARALDVLFILHADHEQNCSTAAMRTVGSAHADPYSATAAATAALYGPRHGGANEAVIRMLTDIGSYDNVDDYVQSVKNGERRLQGFGHRVYKSYDPRAAIIKRHAEEVFEVTGKNPLLDIALKLEEVALNDDYFVSRRLYPNVDFYSGLIYQSMGFPLELFTVLFAIPRTAGWLAHWLESLEQNSRIVRPRQVYTGSGERNYLDIAER, from the coding sequence GTGGCAGAGTCCGTAACAATTACCGATAACCGCACCGGCGAATCGATTGAAGTTCCGATTGTGAATGGCGCAATTTCAGCCGAAGCCATTCAAGGTCTTATCCCCGGCATTTGGTATTTAGACCCAGGCTTTGGTGCCACTGCTGCCACCACCAGCGCCATCACTGAAATCAACGGTGATGAAGGCATTCTTCGCTACCGCGGCTACCCCATCGAGCAATTGGCCGAGAACTCTACTTACCTTGAAGTTGCCTACCTTTTGATTAACGGCGAGCTTCCAAACGCAGAGCAATTCGCCGCTTGGACACACGAGATAACCCATCACACCTTCATTCATGAAAACGTTCGTAAACGGTTCATGGAAGGTTTCCACCACGATGCCCACCCCATGGGCATGCTGGTTTCAGCGGTGGCCGCCATGTCCACCTTCTATCCAGAAGCCAAAAACATCGACGACCCAGCGGTTCGCATGCGTCAGGTCATTCGCTTGATTGCAAAAATGCCAACTCTCGCAGCTGGCGCACACCGTTTCAGCGTGGGCATGCCTTTCGTCTACCCCGACAACATGCTCTCGTTCCCCGAGAACTTTCTCTCCATGATGTGGAAAATTGCCGAGAACCACTATCAGGCGGATCCGGTCCTGGCTCGGGCTCTTGATGTGCTGTTCATTTTGCACGCCGATCATGAACAAAACTGTTCTACCGCTGCTATGCGCACTGTCGGCAGCGCCCACGCCGACCCCTATTCCGCCACCGCCGCCGCCACCGCCGCGCTGTATGGTCCTCGCCATGGCGGTGCTAACGAAGCTGTAATTCGCATGCTCACCGATATCGGGAGCTACGACAACGTCGACGATTACGTACAAAGCGTGAAGAACGGTGAACGCCGCTTGCAGGGTTTTGGCCACCGTGTTTACAAGAGTTACGACCCTCGCGCCGCGATTATTAAGCGCCACGCTGAAGAAGTTTTCGAAGTCACCGGCAAGAACCCTCTGCTAGACATTGCCCTCAAGCTGGAAGAAGTAGCACTGAACGACGATTACTTCGTGAGCCGCCGCTTGTATCCCAACGTCGACTTTTATTCAGGGCTCATTTACCAATCGATGGGTTTCCCCCTAGAACTCTTCACCGTGCTCTTCGCTATTCCCCGCACGGCGGGCTGGTTGGCTCACTGGTTGGAATCCCTTGAGCAGAACTCGCGTATCGTACGGCCCCGTCAGGTTTATACGGGCTCCGGCGAGCGCAATTATCTAGACATCGCCGAACGCTAA
- a CDS encoding DUF971 domain-containing protein has translation MPAWQDAEVTSIEVADVVIEREKGVTIRFEDGKECTFGLEELRMACPCAGCRSSRDRDVAPWPTPRSPLPLTISTAKFVGAWGLAITWNDGHATGIYPWTSMREWCDSGQATYPPDSGLGGGSMRSPYPEIS, from the coding sequence GTGCCCGCGTGGCAGGATGCAGAGGTGACAAGTATTGAGGTAGCTGACGTTGTAATCGAACGTGAAAAAGGTGTGACCATCCGTTTCGAGGATGGTAAGGAATGCACCTTCGGATTAGAAGAGCTTCGCATGGCATGCCCGTGCGCAGGATGTCGCAGTTCTAGGGACCGTGATGTGGCCCCTTGGCCGACACCTCGTTCGCCTCTTCCTTTAACCATCTCGACCGCTAAATTTGTGGGAGCGTGGGGACTGGCGATCACCTGGAATGATGGTCATGCCACTGGCATCTACCCTTGGACATCAATGCGCGAATGGTGTGATTCAGGACAAGCCACCTACCCACCCGATTCGGGTTTGGGCGGAGGATCAATGCGTTCGCCCTATCCGGAGATCTCGTGA
- a CDS encoding alpha/beta hydrolase, with protein sequence MSKPTQSETPGPLSALGILATTQVQVTPTLDHVELYSAQGLLSLMWHGEAGATSVVLMVGGALGGLLGPGKGLYHRFGEHLAEQGIATIRVGYRAPNNLEACVHDTMASAELAARAGADRFVVIGHSFGGAVAVETGVALGGLTAGVVTVATQVNGCENGDALVCPVLHIHGDADTLLPPQASEMVQMLTQGELMLIPGGTHLLGESDEILFERLSDWVPAAFQAYAQPAQ encoded by the coding sequence ATGTCCAAACCCACACAATCTGAAACCCCGGGTCCGCTGTCGGCTCTTGGAATTTTGGCCACCACCCAAGTACAGGTCACTCCCACACTTGATCATGTGGAGTTGTACTCGGCCCAAGGCTTGCTCTCGTTAATGTGGCACGGCGAAGCTGGGGCCACGTCGGTGGTTTTGATGGTGGGAGGTGCTCTGGGCGGTCTCCTAGGCCCTGGAAAAGGCCTCTATCACCGTTTTGGCGAGCATCTAGCTGAACAGGGAATTGCCACCATTCGGGTGGGCTATCGAGCTCCTAACAACCTAGAAGCATGTGTTCATGACACCATGGCTTCAGCCGAGTTAGCAGCGCGTGCTGGCGCCGATCGTTTTGTGGTCATTGGCCATTCTTTTGGTGGCGCCGTGGCGGTGGAGACCGGGGTGGCGTTGGGCGGTTTAACGGCTGGGGTTGTCACGGTGGCGACCCAGGTTAATGGCTGCGAAAATGGTGATGCCTTGGTGTGTCCAGTGCTACATATTCACGGCGATGCCGACACCTTGTTACCACCGCAAGCATCCGAAATGGTGCAGATGTTGACTCAAGGGGAACTAATGCTTATACCCGGCGGTACCCATTTGCTTGGTGAGTCAGATGAGATCCTATTTGAACGCTTGAGCGACTGGGTTCCGGCCGCTTTCCAAGCGTATGCTCAACCGGCACAATAA
- a CDS encoding enoyl-CoA hydratase/isomerase family protein — protein MASQLGIDVVGNVAIIEMQTPPHNFLTTSLIAEIADALESYEHNATVRAAVLCAQGRSFCAGANFGSDDGPLGAGSASEPIGGSATEQLYAWAARLCAVSIPTIAAVQGPAIGGGLGLAMSTNFRIASPEARFSANFAALGIHQGFGLSVLLPEILGPSRAAEVLLSAKRYKGDEAVAMGLADRCVPGDELRDAAIDWAGEIAVNAPLALRAINRTLRAGLADRVRAATKHEAEQQRILSATADAAEGIRAVSERRAGNFLGE, from the coding sequence ATGGCAAGCCAACTAGGAATCGATGTTGTGGGCAACGTGGCCATCATCGAGATGCAAACCCCACCCCACAACTTCCTCACCACCAGCCTCATCGCAGAAATCGCAGACGCGTTGGAATCGTATGAGCACAACGCCACGGTTCGAGCGGCAGTGCTTTGCGCGCAAGGCCGATCTTTTTGTGCTGGTGCTAATTTTGGCAGCGACGATGGCCCTCTCGGTGCCGGTAGCGCCTCAGAACCAATTGGTGGTTCTGCCACCGAGCAGCTTTACGCCTGGGCAGCAAGATTGTGCGCAGTTTCCATACCCACCATCGCAGCGGTACAAGGCCCGGCCATTGGCGGAGGTTTAGGCCTGGCGATGTCTACAAATTTTCGCATTGCCAGCCCGGAAGCACGATTTTCAGCTAATTTCGCCGCCCTTGGTATCCATCAAGGGTTCGGTTTGTCGGTGCTCTTGCCTGAAATCTTGGGTCCAAGTCGTGCCGCCGAGGTGCTTTTGAGTGCCAAACGTTACAAAGGTGACGAAGCCGTAGCGATGGGTTTGGCCGATCGCTGTGTTCCAGGCGATGAACTGCGCGACGCCGCTATCGACTGGGCGGGCGAGATCGCCGTCAATGCTCCCTTGGCTTTGCGAGCGATTAACCGAACCTTACGTGCTGGCCTAGCCGATCGGGTTCGCGCTGCTACCAAACATGAAGCAGAACAGCAACGAATTCTGTCGGCGACCGCCGATGCTGCGGAAGGAATCCGGGCCGTTTCCGAACGGCGAGCCGGAAATTTTCTCGGAGAATGA
- a CDS encoding GNAT family N-acetyltransferase, translated as MAPTTGDDPIFPQDYPHHWEADVLLSDGATVRVRPIRPDDGERLNAFHNRQSSESIYLRFFSARPRLSARDIERFTNIDYRDRMAFVAILGEEMIGVARYDREEGKAQAEVAFITDDFHHGRGLATLLLEYLAAVGREQGLTHFTATTLPQNRKMLGVFKQAGFKVSTRFLDGVIHVLLGIEPTLEAQAAIEDRERRAEARSITRLLSPRTVAVIGASRQRGSLGHEAFRNILAGGFAGPAYAVNPSAPWVLSTRTYPSVLDIPDEIDLAVIAVPAPEVLSVVEQCVEKEVKGLVVISAGFAEVGDEGLELQRQIVDLARGNGMRLVGPNCMGVINTAPTVSLRATFAPVAPRAGGVGFLSQSGTLGTAILEQLDELGLGTSSFLSLGNKADVSLNDLLQFWEQDERTDAVLLYLESFGNLRKFSRIARRVGRTKPIVSVTSYGARLDRAGDFGLPPEATLDALLSQTGVIRVSTLQSLFDVTRILLKQPLPTGPRVSVISNSSGPARLAIEATRGIGLEAAQMSEQTQGAIAEAAPIATRTRNPLDLTHQARPNHYEDVLRVVLDDPETDAVVAIYAPPLLSSATEVVEALSRASRDSTKPVVAVVLGADARREEMDQSLDVPVFAFPEEAVRALGRVTKYRAWLNEQHGPLAEVEGADANAAVELVHEALEAAELDTGSVLDLPRESAVALAATFGIHQIESRFARSGDEAVESARQLGYPVVLKADGVERVAKTESGGLAVDLYTDDEVRGAYSRMSEFLGEAMNPALVQNMLPAGVDVAIRLLQHAAVGAVISIGVGGVVSGQIGYDALRFLPLSPLDAESLIDDSVVGTQLKHGSVERAHLIDLLLRIGALGEAVPELQEMRMNPVVLSTERAAVTDLRVRLAHWTGRDASVRRIDPD; from the coding sequence ATGGCCCCGACTACTGGCGACGATCCTATCTTTCCACAAGATTACCCTCACCACTGGGAAGCAGATGTATTGCTGTCAGATGGTGCCACCGTTCGAGTGCGGCCAATACGCCCCGATGATGGGGAACGACTGAACGCTTTCCATAACCGGCAGTCCTCAGAAAGTATTTATTTACGGTTCTTCTCAGCCCGACCACGACTCTCAGCACGAGATATCGAACGCTTTACCAACATCGATTACCGCGATCGGATGGCGTTTGTGGCGATTTTAGGTGAGGAGATGATTGGGGTAGCGCGCTATGACCGTGAAGAAGGTAAAGCTCAGGCCGAAGTGGCCTTCATCACCGATGATTTCCACCATGGACGAGGTCTAGCCACCTTGTTGCTTGAATACCTGGCAGCGGTGGGACGCGAACAGGGGCTGACCCATTTCACGGCCACCACGTTGCCCCAAAACCGAAAAATGTTGGGGGTTTTCAAACAAGCTGGATTTAAAGTTTCAACCCGCTTTCTCGACGGGGTAATCCACGTGCTGTTGGGCATTGAGCCGACGCTTGAAGCTCAGGCCGCTATCGAAGACCGAGAACGCCGAGCTGAAGCTCGTTCTATAACCCGGCTTTTGTCGCCTCGTACGGTGGCAGTCATCGGTGCTAGCCGCCAACGCGGCAGTCTTGGGCACGAAGCTTTCCGCAATATTTTAGCTGGGGGATTTGCCGGGCCTGCCTACGCCGTCAACCCTTCCGCGCCCTGGGTTTTAAGCACTCGCACCTATCCAAGCGTTCTCGACATTCCTGATGAAATTGACCTGGCAGTGATAGCGGTACCGGCGCCTGAGGTTCTGAGTGTGGTTGAGCAGTGCGTCGAAAAAGAGGTCAAAGGGTTAGTTGTAATCTCGGCCGGTTTTGCCGAAGTTGGTGACGAAGGTTTGGAGCTGCAGCGCCAAATTGTAGATCTGGCCCGGGGCAATGGTATGCGCTTGGTTGGGCCCAACTGCATGGGTGTAATTAACACTGCCCCCACCGTCTCATTGCGGGCAACGTTCGCACCAGTGGCCCCACGTGCTGGGGGAGTGGGCTTTCTTTCCCAGTCAGGCACCTTAGGAACGGCCATCCTTGAACAGCTTGACGAACTGGGCCTGGGCACTTCGAGCTTTTTGTCGCTTGGCAACAAGGCCGACGTTTCGCTTAACGACTTGTTGCAGTTTTGGGAACAAGACGAACGCACCGACGCTGTGCTGTTGTATCTAGAGTCGTTCGGTAACCTTCGGAAATTTAGCCGGATCGCTCGTCGTGTCGGTAGAACAAAACCGATTGTGAGTGTGACTTCTTATGGGGCACGCCTTGATCGGGCTGGAGATTTTGGGTTACCACCGGAAGCCACCCTTGACGCCCTGTTGAGTCAAACCGGTGTCATCCGTGTGTCAACCTTGCAAAGCCTGTTTGACGTCACTCGAATACTACTGAAACAACCGTTGCCAACTGGCCCACGCGTCTCGGTGATTTCTAACTCCAGTGGACCTGCTCGCTTGGCGATTGAAGCCACCCGGGGTATTGGGTTGGAAGCGGCCCAAATGTCAGAACAGACCCAAGGCGCCATTGCCGAGGCCGCGCCCATCGCTACTCGTACCCGAAACCCTCTTGATCTCACACACCAGGCCCGCCCCAACCACTATGAGGACGTATTGCGGGTGGTGTTAGATGACCCCGAAACTGACGCCGTGGTTGCTATTTATGCGCCACCACTTCTGTCATCGGCTACCGAGGTGGTCGAAGCCTTGTCACGGGCTTCACGAGATTCCACGAAACCCGTGGTGGCGGTGGTATTAGGGGCCGACGCTCGCCGTGAAGAAATGGACCAGAGCCTTGACGTACCGGTGTTTGCATTCCCCGAAGAGGCTGTGCGGGCCTTAGGAAGGGTCACCAAATATCGGGCGTGGTTAAACGAACAACATGGTCCCCTAGCTGAAGTGGAAGGGGCCGATGCCAATGCGGCGGTCGAGCTTGTTCACGAAGCGCTTGAAGCTGCCGAGCTTGATACGGGTTCGGTCCTTGATCTTCCGCGTGAATCGGCGGTCGCTTTGGCTGCGACCTTTGGTATCCACCAAATTGAAAGTCGTTTTGCTCGCAGTGGCGACGAGGCCGTGGAGAGCGCACGTCAGCTGGGTTATCCGGTGGTGTTAAAGGCCGATGGGGTAGAGCGGGTTGCAAAAACCGAGTCGGGTGGCCTTGCAGTTGATCTTTACACCGATGATGAGGTTCGTGGTGCCTACAGTCGTATGTCAGAATTTCTGGGTGAAGCCATGAACCCGGCACTGGTGCAAAACATGTTGCCAGCAGGTGTTGATGTGGCCATTCGTTTGTTACAGCATGCCGCGGTTGGTGCCGTTATATCTATCGGCGTGGGCGGTGTGGTGAGCGGCCAAATTGGCTACGATGCGCTACGGTTCTTGCCTTTGTCGCCGCTTGATGCTGAGAGTTTAATTGATGATTCGGTGGTCGGGACCCAGTTAAAACATGGTTCGGTAGAACGCGCCCATTTAATCGACCTTCTGCTTCGGATTGGGGCCCTGGGAGAAGCGGTGCCAGAGCTTCAAGAAATGAGAATGAACCCTGTGGTGCTATCGACCGAGCGAGCGGCGGTCACTGATCTAAGGGTGCGTCTGGCTCATTGGACAGGTCGTGATGCTTCGGTACGGCGTATTGACCCTGATTAG
- a CDS encoding glycine zipper family protein codes for MAAFSQASLLLATATAATKLFSGRKLPWYKGLIPAATTSAIAVPYAFVVRKHRPYALSLRGVSQWFVDATWSAPNTVAGALFYAVERLRGNGPDHAKSRHSGSIHLTDQAIAGYATTVGIVKAGSNALVDAHENVHVFQARLLGPFYLPLVAANYALATIFPYWLRSYRRTNPPIRDLRTYFHQGVYHATWHERWAYARAPSSQGATQPAET; via the coding sequence ATGGCCGCGTTTTCCCAGGCTTCGTTACTACTAGCTACCGCAACTGCAGCCACAAAGTTGTTTTCCGGTAGAAAACTACCCTGGTACAAGGGTTTGATACCGGCGGCGACAACCAGCGCCATAGCAGTTCCCTATGCGTTCGTGGTACGAAAACATAGGCCCTATGCGTTGTCGCTCCGCGGAGTTTCACAATGGTTTGTGGATGCTACCTGGAGCGCCCCAAATACGGTGGCCGGTGCACTCTTTTACGCCGTAGAACGATTACGTGGAAATGGCCCCGACCATGCAAAGAGCCGCCACTCGGGAAGCATCCATCTAACTGACCAAGCCATTGCTGGCTATGCCACCACGGTGGGCATTGTGAAGGCCGGATCAAACGCCCTGGTCGATGCCCATGAGAATGTCCATGTTTTTCAAGCTCGGCTGCTGGGTCCGTTCTATCTACCCCTAGTGGCCGCGAATTATGCCCTCGCCACCATATTTCCGTATTGGCTGCGCAGCTATCGTCGTACCAACCCGCCAATTCGCGACCTAAGAACTTACTTTCATCAAGGCGTTTATCACGCCACCTGGCATGAACGCTGGGCGTATGCTCGAGCACCAAGTTCACAGGGTGCCACTCAACCCGCCGAGACCTGA